Proteins from a single region of Streptomyces glaucescens:
- a CDS encoding LysR family transcriptional regulator, whose translation MELELRHLRTVRAIADAGSLTRAATALGLAQPALSAQLKRIERALGGELFERGRHGVRATALGELVLERTRIVLPAVTELQQEAARFARTPRASACLRLGGTHGPLLGALVDRLADAVPDARVTTCTSWSERQLADQLAEGRLDFALAGTCGSAAPPGAEGLVWREIAVDPVFVMLPEGHARATAPEIALSELADEEWACVPGDGCFGDCFTAACARAGFTPHRMYETDTSSLVHLVQVGRAIGLCRATFPAAPGIVTRPLSGTPLAWRHLLGWHAGTPDADTAATVLAQARAAHTRVAARSDSYTAWLAAHRGS comes from the coding sequence ATGGAGCTGGAGTTGCGGCATCTCAGAACGGTCCGGGCCATCGCCGACGCCGGAAGCCTCACCAGGGCGGCGACGGCGCTGGGGCTCGCGCAGCCCGCGCTGAGCGCACAGCTCAAACGGATCGAGCGGGCGCTGGGCGGCGAGCTGTTCGAGCGGGGACGGCACGGCGTACGGGCCACGGCACTCGGCGAGCTGGTCCTCGAACGCACCCGCATCGTGCTGCCCGCCGTGACCGAACTCCAGCAGGAGGCGGCCCGGTTCGCCCGCACCCCCCGCGCCTCGGCCTGCCTGCGGCTCGGCGGCACCCACGGCCCGCTGCTCGGCGCCCTGGTCGACCGGCTCGCCGACGCGGTGCCCGACGCCCGCGTGACCACCTGCACCTCCTGGTCGGAACGGCAGCTGGCCGACCAGCTCGCCGAGGGCCGGCTGGACTTCGCCCTCGCCGGCACCTGCGGCTCCGCGGCACCGCCCGGCGCCGAGGGCCTGGTCTGGCGGGAGATCGCCGTGGACCCCGTCTTCGTCATGCTGCCCGAGGGCCACGCCCGTGCCACCGCGCCCGAGATCGCGCTGAGCGAGCTGGCCGACGAGGAGTGGGCCTGCGTGCCCGGCGACGGATGTTTCGGGGACTGCTTCACCGCGGCCTGCGCCCGCGCCGGCTTCACACCGCACCGCATGTACGAGACGGACACCTCCTCCCTGGTGCACCTCGTCCAGGTCGGCAGGGCGATCGGCTTGTGCCGCGCCACCTTCCCGGCCGCCCCGGGAATCGTCACCCGGCCGCTCAGCGGAACGCCCCTGGCCTGGCGGCATCTGCTCGGCTGGCACGCGGGGACACCGGACGCGGACACCGCCGCCACGGTGCTCGCCCAGGCGCGGGCGGCGCACACGAGGGTGGCGGCGCGCAGCGACAGCTACACCGCGTGGCTCGCGGCGCACCGCGGGTCCTAG